A single Dermacentor albipictus isolate Rhodes 1998 colony chromosome 3, USDA_Dalb.pri_finalv2, whole genome shotgun sequence DNA region contains:
- the LOC139056965 gene encoding uncharacterized protein isoform X2, with protein MYDVDPNSFKIGTLANGEETYVCMVALEFVNNETLVSRKRLREVTHMPGYSSLESGLCRAFFLGPSLVFPPLTVVTAAVFRHIISTGVYSYHWEPLPPDPTQNQLVKFENYEQYFIHTDPQLEWGKIDYSVVLARIHYQNNYLPGLQIYNDTLKRGENFYILLDGKVISVKQKNALYAVRKGHSGGR; from the exons ATGTACGACGTCGACCCGAACTCGTTCAAG ATCGGCACGTTGGCCAACGGCGAGGAGACTTACGTGTGCATGGTGGCGCTGGAGTTCGTGAACAACGAGACCCTTGTGTCGAGGAAGAGGCTGCGCGAGGTGACCCACATGCCCGGCTACAGCTCCCTGGAAAGCGGGCTCTGCCGCGCCTTCTTTCTCGGTCCTAGCCTGGTGTTTCCGCCGCTCACCGTGGTCACGGCCGCCGTCTTCCGC CACATCATTTCCACGGGTGTCTACTCGTACCACTGGGAGCCTCTCCCACCAGACCCCACGCAGAACCAGCTCGTAAAGTTTGAAAACTACGAGCAATACTTCATCCACACTGACCCGCAGCTAGAGTGGGGCAAAATCGATTACTCCGTGGTCTTGGCCCGAATCCACTACCAGAACAACTACTTGCCGGGCCTCCAAATCTACAACGACACCTTAAAGAGAGGCGAGAACTTCTACATCCTCCTGGATGGTAAAGTGATAAGCGTCAAACAAAAGAACGCCCTGTACGCCGTTCGCAAGGGCCACTCGGGAGGACGCTAG
- the LOC139056965 gene encoding uncharacterized protein isoform X1 — protein sequence MLRFKLPIAVLAILIIFTIEGGYTQRQRVPASWVRNYDDEKVHSYTFGMYDVDPNSFKIGTLANGEETYVCMVALEFVNNETLVSRKRLREVTHMPGYSSLESGLCRAFFLGPSLVFPPLTVVTAAVFRHIISTGVYSYHWEPLPPDPTQNQLVKFENYEQYFIHTDPQLEWGKIDYSVVLARIHYQNNYLPGLQIYNDTLKRGENFYILLDGKVISVKQKNALYAVRKGHSGGR from the exons ATGCTTCGCTTCAAGCTGCCGATTGCGGTCCTCGCTATTCTCATAATTTTCACCATCGAAG GTGGGTACACGCAGCGTCAGAGAGTGCCGGCGAGCTGGGTCAGGAACTACGACGACGAGAAGGTTCACAGCTACACCTTCGGGATGTACGACGTCGACCCGAACTCGTTCAAG ATCGGCACGTTGGCCAACGGCGAGGAGACTTACGTGTGCATGGTGGCGCTGGAGTTCGTGAACAACGAGACCCTTGTGTCGAGGAAGAGGCTGCGCGAGGTGACCCACATGCCCGGCTACAGCTCCCTGGAAAGCGGGCTCTGCCGCGCCTTCTTTCTCGGTCCTAGCCTGGTGTTTCCGCCGCTCACCGTGGTCACGGCCGCCGTCTTCCGC CACATCATTTCCACGGGTGTCTACTCGTACCACTGGGAGCCTCTCCCACCAGACCCCACGCAGAACCAGCTCGTAAAGTTTGAAAACTACGAGCAATACTTCATCCACACTGACCCGCAGCTAGAGTGGGGCAAAATCGATTACTCCGTGGTCTTGGCCCGAATCCACTACCAGAACAACTACTTGCCGGGCCTCCAAATCTACAACGACACCTTAAAGAGAGGCGAGAACTTCTACATCCTCCTGGATGGTAAAGTGATAAGCGTCAAACAAAAGAACGCCCTGTACGCCGTTCGCAAGGGCCACTCGGGAGGACGCTAG